The genomic stretch GGAATCGTAAGCTTTCCTTTGATTTGGCCGATGAAATTTCCATCAACATTGTTATAAACAATTACAGCCTTCGCTCCGGCATCTTGAGCATTTTTCACTTTATCAGTAAACGTAAGCTTACCTCTTTCTAATAAGACGATCTTATCTTTAACTCTTTTAAGCTCACTTTTTTCTCCATATTTTTTAAATACGAATCGGCCATTTAACCCTTTACCCCATTTAACCGAGCCAATCATAGGACTAATAATCGTTTCTTTATTTTTCACATGGATTGACGGGAAAAGTACAGGTGGATAGCTCGCGCCAACTGTTAAAGCTTTTGAAGCTGTAGCGGGTGAACCAACAGTCCATAATCCTGGTCCAGAGTTACCAGCAGCAGTAATTGCTAATACACCTTTTTCTACAGCTTTATCTAGAGCAATACTCGTAGGCCAATCCGGTCCATTTACATCATTTCCTAATGATAAATTTATAATATCTACCTTATCCTTCACTGCTCGCTCAATCGCTGCCATAACAGTCTCAGAAGTACCAACACCACCAGGACCTAGTGCACGATAAGCATAGATTGTCGCTTTTGGTGCGACGCCTTTTCTTTTCCCATTTGCTGCGATTACGCCGGCCACATGTGTACCGTGAAACGTACTCTTTTCTTCAAGCTTCGTTTCCATCGGATCCTTATCTAAGTCGATTGTGTCATATCCCCCACCGTAGTTCGATCTCAAATCTGGATGTTTGTAATCAACCCCAGTATCAATGATCCCTACTTTAACACCCTCGCCAGTAATCTTTCTTCCCCTTTTGTCCTTATAAAGCTGAGCTTCATCGGCCCCTATAAAAGGGATACTATCTTCTAAATGAGCTCTATAAATTGTTACAAAATGCATATCTTGTACTAGTGGCAACTTAGCTAACTGTGATAGCTCTTCAAGAGAACCTGACACAGAAAGACCATAATAAGTTTCAGTATATTGTTGTCTTATTTTTACATTTGGGAAGCGTTCCCCAATATATTTTAATGCTTGTGTGATCATGCCATCTTTAATTGAAATTAAGGCTACTTGTTTTTGCTCTTCATGTGCATTTACAGCATAATTTTTAAACGGTATCAGCAAAAAAACTAAACAAATCATTATTTTAAGAAAGTAATTTTTCATTCAAGTTTGGTTCTCCTTTATATAGATATTTTTCTTTTTAGCTTTCTCACTAATCGTCCAATCATGTATATAAAGGTAATTTTCTCTAGAATCTGTAAATTTTTCAAAACGAAAAAAGACTAACTCTAGGTGAAGCAATTAGCTCACCAAAGTTAGTCTTTTCTTTATGAATAATCATTAATTTTTTAATTCAGGTTGGTTAAATAAGTTAAATCTTTTATTTGTCACAAATGATTTAATTTCATGGATGACAAAATACAGTATAGCAGCACTTAAAACTACAATCCAAACTTTTGAAATCATTGCATCTTGCCAAATTCCTAAAAGCATAAAAAATGCAGGAAGAGTAATTGTAGTCCATGATTGAATCATTGCAACGATTCCTGTATAACGTTCAATTTTCTTTCCTAATACTAATCCAGCAAAGAATAAGTACCATAAATATGCCCACATAACCCATAATAGACCGTTGACAACATCATGGATCATAACAAAATTCACAAATGCCCACAGAACAGACATGATTGAAACCCAAAGAGAAAACCATCCTAAACCCGTTCCGTTAAAGTCTTTTAGGTTTGTAAATCCAACATATAAATAAGTAATACCAAAAAAGAAAATACTCGCAGTATTAAATAATTCCCATTTTCCAGCACCTAAGTGCATTAATAGGTAAAAAGGAAAAACAACCTGTATTGTACCAACAAATAAATTTAATAAAGCTGCACTTTTGGCATTCGCTTTATTTAATAAAACAAGACTATTTAAAAATAGAGTTGCGCCAGATAAAAGCAAACCTACAGTTCCCATAGTGAAATGTTAAAAAGAAAATTGTTCAAGATTAACTTTTTAACTCAACCCTCCTAGATTAAGATTAGAAAAAAAATACAAGCGCTTGATCGAAGTCAAACGCTTGAATTAAATTAATTTAAAACGATACCAACGATAATAGCTGTTAAAACACTTACTAATGTTGCACCAAATAATAATTTTAAACCGAAACGAGCTACCGCATTACCTTGTTTTTCATGTAATCCTTTAACTGCTCCAGCAATAATACCAATAGATGAGAAGTTAGCAAATGATACAAGGAATACTGAAACAATTCCTAATGTACGAGCTGAGAAGTGTTTACTTGCTTTCCCTAAATCCATCATCGCTACGAACTCATTTGAGACAAGCTTAGTCGCCATAATGCTACCTGCATCCACTGCTTCTTTAAATGGTACACCCATAATAAATGCGAATGGAGCAAAAACATATCCTAAAATTCCTTGGAATGAGATTCCAAAAATCATATCAAAAATATTATTGATTGCACCGATTAATGCAACAAAACCAATTAACATTGCTGCAACGATAATCGCTACTTTGAATCCATCTAAAATATACTCGCCTAGCATTTCGAAGAATGTTTGTTTTTCCTCTTCTTGTACAGTTAAGATATCTTCCTCAGGTGTTACAGTGTAAGGATTGATAATTGATGAAATAATAAATCCACCAAATAAGTTTAAGACAATTGCAGTTACTACATATTTTGGTTCAATCATTGTCATATATGCACCTACGATTGACATAGATACAGTTGACATTGCCGATGCACAAAGTGTATATAAACGATTCTTTGGTAAAAGACCCAGTTGTTTTTTAACTGAAATGAATACTTCAGATTGTCCTAAAATTGCAGAAGCTACCGCATTGTATGACTCTAATTTACCCATTCCATTGATTTTGCTTAAAATTAAACCAATATATTTGATTACGAACGGTAAAATCTTTGTATATTGTAAAATACCAATTAAAGCAGAAATAAATACGATTGGTAATAATACGCCTGTGAAGAAAGGAGCAGCGTTCGCATTGATCATTCCGCCGAATACGAAATTCACACCTTCTGCAGCATATTCTAATAACTTTCCAAAGCCGTTTGAAATTCCTTTAATTAAGAATAAGCCTACTTCAGTATTTAATAGTACGAAAGCTAAAATGATTTGAATAACGACCATGATTACTAATGGACGATATTTAATCTTTTTACGATCACTACTAGCAACGAAAGCCAGACCGAAAACAACTAGTAGTCCAATAAGAGCTATAATATATTTCATGTTTCTCCCCCGAAAATCCAATAAATTTTATTTTTTAATATAAGCGCTTTCAAAACGAACACAACTTTTTTATATTTGTTGGATGTCAGACATCATTTAGAAGTTAGATGTCAGACAAGGATTAGCCTTCTAAATCTTTTGAACTAAATGATCCTGGAAGTAATTCCTTAACCGTTGTTTCAGCAATATCGCCTTTTAAGTTAGTTAAGAATACTTTTGTGTTTTCATCGCTAAATTCTGCGATTACTTGTCTACATGCACCACATGGTGAAATTGGACCTTCAGTGTCTCCTACGATCGCGATTGCTTCAATTTTTGCTGAGGTGTTTCCAGCAGCTACTGCACTAAAGATAGCCGTTCTTTCTGCACAATTTGTTAGCCCATAAGAGGCATTTTCAACATTACAACCTGTGTAAACAGTTTGGTTATTCAATAAAATCGCTGCACCTACTTTAAATTTCGAGTAAGGAGCGTATGCATTTTCACGAGCCTTTAAAGCTTCACTAATTAATGTTTGTGTATTCATATTTATCACCCTTTAACAATTGTTAGGTAATTCATTTATTAAAGTGTGTGAGTTTTGTCTTCGCTTTACCATATTACCAACGGAAGAGCTAAAGAGCAATAACTCACTCACTTTTTTTTATATTAAAATTATTTAGAAATTAATAAGCTGTGTTTGCTTCTTCACCTTGAACGATTTTAACACCTGAACTTGTACCGATTCGGTTAGCACCAGCAGCCACTACGTTTTCTACATCTTTTAAGTTACGAACACCACCAGAAGCTTTAACACCTACGTTTGCTCCAACAGTTTTACGCATTAATGCAACATCTTCTACTGTTGCTCCACCAGTTGAAAATCCTGTAGAAGTTTTTACAAAGTCAGCACCAGCTTTTACTGATAATTCACATGCTCTAACTTTTTCTTCGTCAGTTAAAAGACAAGTTTCAATAATTACTTTTACTAAAGCTTTACCATTAGCTGCTTCTACAACTGAACGAATATCTCTTTCAACTAATACATCATTTTTTTCTTTTAATGCAGAAATATTGATAACCATATCAACTTCTCCAGCACCATTTTCAATTGCATTTTTAGTTTCGAATGCTTTAACTTCTGGAGTATTTGCTCCTAGAGGGAAACCAATTACTGTACAAACTTTTACAGAAGAATCTTTTAATAATTCACTTGCATATGAAACCCAAGTAGGATTAATACAGATAGACGCAAAGCTAAATTCTTTCGCTTCTTTAGCTAATGTTGCAATCTCTTCTTTTTTTGCATCTGCGCGTAATAATGTGTGATCTACTAAACTTGCGTAATTCATATAAATTCGCTCCCTTAATGATTAATTTTTATTTGTTAAAATTGATTTACTAAGAATATGTCTTTACTATAACACCGGCGTGAAATTTTGTAAAACACATTTTGAACTTATGTTCAAGGATAATTTTTCCTGTAATATTAAGATATTCGCCGATTTCCAAAGCCATTTTTACCTAATAATTGAAAACTAGTTGATTTTCTCTTCCCCATTTCCAATTTTTACTTTCTTAATGTACAAAAAAAGAAGCCTTTTTTCAGCTTCCATTTGTTTTCTACTAATTCTTTCTCGTTATCCTTGCTCTAATAATCGCTTTGCAGTAAATTGATCGGTTATCAATACGTTTGCATATTTTCCCATCAACGCACCGTGAATTGCGTTGATTTTTCTTTCTCCACCCGCAACTAATATCGATTTTTCTTTACTTCTTAGTTCATCTAACGCTATGCCGATTGTTCGGCTATCAAGCAGTTTAGAATAAATATTTCCTTCTTTATCAAAAAAGCGAGAGCAAATGTCTCCCACAGCAAATGATTGCAAATCATTTTCTTCTTTTTCATTTAAGTAGCCAACTCTAAATAATAAAGCATCTTTTTTTACTGTTCCAACTGTAAAAATAGCGACATTAGATCGTTTACCTAATTCGATTAAACGGCCAATATGACGATCCCCTTCGACCATTTGCTTTACTTGTGGATTATCAAATATAACTGGCAATGGTAAATATCTTGGAACAGTATTAAATGCTTCAGCAAATAAATTCACTGTTTCAGTTGCATATGTATTCGTTTTAGAGTAACTTACTCCACCGTTTAGTTGAATAATCTCCACACCTTTTACCGGTTTGTTGCTTAGTTTCGTTGCAATATGGTACATAGTAGTCCCCCAAGTTACTCCTACAATATCACCATCATGTACTATATCTACTAATACATCTGCAGCTTTTTTCGTAATTGATTGCAATACCTCGTTATGGTCATCAATTGGTGCATAACAAACTTCAACAGACTCTAAATTATATTTTCTTTTTAATTCTCTTGCTAAATCCTGATTACCTTCAAGAGGATCTATAATTTCAATTCGTACATATCCCAATTCTTTTGCTTGTTGGAGCAATCTTGATACGGTTGGACGAGAGATTCCTAACTTAGTTGCGATCTCTTGTTGACTAAAATCAGAGTCATAATACAATCTTGCTGCATCTATTATTAACCTTTGTTTTTCCAAAGACATTGTTTTAAATCCCCTTTAACTTACCGATCCAATTTTCTCGCTCAAATTTTAATTATTATACCCCTTTTAATTAAAAAAAGCTCTCCTATGATTAGGAAAGCTTTTTAAATGTAATTACTTCGTACCAAATAAACGATCTCCAGCATCGCCAAGGCCCGGTACAATATAACCATGATCGTTTAATTTTTCATCAAGAGCAGCTATGTAAATATCTACATCAGGGTGTGCTTTTTGAAGGATTTCAACACCTTCTGGAGCAGCAATTAAGCACATAAACTTAATATTTTTCGCACCACGTGTTTTTAAAGAATTAATTGCTTCAACTGCTGAGCCACCTGTTGCTAGCATTGGATCAATCACAATGAAGTCACGTTCTTCAACATCTGTAGGAAGTTTAACATAA from Arthrobacter citreus encodes the following:
- a CDS encoding S8 family serine peptidase; its protein translation is MKNYFLKIMICLVFLLIPFKNYAVNAHEEQKQVALISIKDGMITQALKYIGERFPNVKIRQQYTETYYGLSVSGSLEELSQLAKLPLVQDMHFVTIYRAHLEDSIPFIGADEAQLYKDKRGRKITGEGVKVGIIDTGVDYKHPDLRSNYGGGYDTIDLDKDPMETKLEEKSTFHGTHVAGVIAANGKRKGVAPKATIYAYRALGPGGVGTSETVMAAIERAVKDKVDIINLSLGNDVNGPDWPTSIALDKAVEKGVLAITAAGNSGPGLWTVGSPATASKALTVGASYPPVLFPSIHVKNKETIISPMIGSVKWGKGLNGRFVFKKYGEKSELKRVKDKIVLLERGKLTFTDKVKNAQDAGAKAVIVYNNVDGNFIGQIKGKLTIPSATISRKDGLMIKKIIEKGKVEAKSGSEKKVDVLADFSSRGPVTGTWQMKPDLLAPGVQIKSTIPGGYLALQGTSMASPHVAGAAALLKQLHPDWSMDDLKSVLVNTATPLYKNNKKLYHAYEQGAGRLDIEKALETETTLFPMSLSFGVTKKTDGLVKKDFVVRISNKSNAPKQITTINNQPATGIQWVIPKPFTIPARTSKKITLSATVNTKILKDGFYDGAITFNTNDEEKLRMPFLLLQGEPNFPSVMGFHFGRVKGKNRYKYELYLPSKVEEYKIAVFESETFRLLGVIDEQKNSKRGIIKKELVLKEFPKNGIYKFVIFYKRKQYESATESYVNVAKIYVED
- a CDS encoding acetamide transporter, whose amino-acid sequence is MGTVGLLLSGATLFLNSLVLLNKANAKSAALLNLFVGTIQVVFPFYLLMHLGAGKWELFNTASIFFFGITYLYVGFTNLKDFNGTGLGWFSLWVSIMSVLWAFVNFVMIHDVVNGLLWVMWAYLWYLFFAGLVLGKKIERYTGIVAMIQSWTTITLPAFFMLLGIWQDAMISKVWIVVLSAAILYFVIHEIKSFVTNKRFNLFNQPELKN
- a CDS encoding NupC/NupG family nucleoside CNT transporter; translated protein: MKYIIALIGLLVVFGLAFVASSDRKKIKYRPLVIMVVIQIILAFVLLNTEVGLFLIKGISNGFGKLLEYAAEGVNFVFGGMINANAAPFFTGVLLPIVFISALIGILQYTKILPFVIKYIGLILSKINGMGKLESYNAVASAILGQSEVFISVKKQLGLLPKNRLYTLCASAMSTVSMSIVGAYMTMIEPKYVVTAIVLNLFGGFIISSIINPYTVTPEEDILTVQEEEKQTFFEMLGEYILDGFKVAIIVAAMLIGFVALIGAINNIFDMIFGISFQGILGYVFAPFAFIMGVPFKEAVDAGSIMATKLVSNEFVAMMDLGKASKHFSARTLGIVSVFLVSFANFSSIGIIAGAVKGLHEKQGNAVARFGLKLLFGATLVSVLTAIIVGIVLN
- a CDS encoding cytidine deaminase, whose amino-acid sequence is MNTQTLISEALKARENAYAPYSKFKVGAAILLNNQTVYTGCNVENASYGLTNCAERTAIFSAVAAGNTSAKIEAIAIVGDTEGPISPCGACRQVIAEFSDENTKVFLTNLKGDIAETTVKELLPGSFSSKDLEG
- the deoC gene encoding deoxyribose-phosphate aldolase translates to MNYASLVDHTLLRADAKKEEIATLAKEAKEFSFASICINPTWVSYASELLKDSSVKVCTVIGFPLGANTPEVKAFETKNAIENGAGEVDMVINISALKEKNDVLVERDIRSVVEAANGKALVKVIIETCLLTDEEKVRACELSVKAGADFVKTSTGFSTGGATVEDVALMRKTVGANVGVKASGGVRNLKDVENVVAAGANRIGTSSGVKIVQGEEANTAY
- a CDS encoding sugar-binding transcriptional regulator — translated: MSLEKQRLIIDAARLYYDSDFSQQEIATKLGISRPTVSRLLQQAKELGYVRIEIIDPLEGNQDLARELKRKYNLESVEVCYAPIDDHNEVLQSITKKAADVLVDIVHDGDIVGVTWGTTMYHIATKLSNKPVKGVEIIQLNGGVSYSKTNTYATETVNLFAEAFNTVPRYLPLPVIFDNPQVKQMVEGDRHIGRLIELGKRSNVAIFTVGTVKKDALLFRVGYLNEKEENDLQSFAVGDICSRFFDKEGNIYSKLLDSRTIGIALDELRSKEKSILVAGGERKINAIHGALMGKYANVLITDQFTAKRLLEQG